A genomic stretch from Anabrus simplex isolate iqAnaSimp1 chromosome 2, ASM4041472v1, whole genome shotgun sequence includes:
- the LOC137498605 gene encoding uncharacterized protein: MDSLIALALLCEEAENEDNERKRDRRRFWVHEINLTREPKGEYATLFEYLLRDEAKFRQYFRMSVLKFQQLFQMAEPHLTKQFTRFRAPVPPLLRMIVCLRFLATGDSLRTISFSYRLGHSTVVKIVNETCEILSNILHPIYMPKPTEEKWKSVEKGFQERWHFPNCIGSIDGKHVIIQAPNKSGSLFYNYKGTFSIVLLALVDSNYKFIAVDIGAFGSNSDGGIFQNSNLGKALETKNLNIPEKKNLPGTDIHLPHVIVGDEAFPLKTYLMRPYSKAQLNGNKEKKIFNYRLSRARNVVENTFGIMAQKFRLYQRRLQQTPQHVKNIVFTTCVLHNFLRDDVISFVEEESLNSTSVALQRLHFTGGNATSVAMGVRDEFKTYFNAVGCVPWQNDIINRGRLNTN, translated from the exons ATGGACAGTTTAATAGCGCTAGCACTTTTGTGTGAAGAGGCGGAAAATGAAGATAATGAGAGGAAAAGAGATCGGAGAAGATTCTGGGTACATGAAATTAAtttaacaagagagccgaaaggaGAGTATGCAACTTTATTTGAAtatttattgcgcgatgaagctaagtttcgGCAGTACTTCAGAATgagtgtgttgaaatttcaacaactatttcagatggcAGAACCACATTTAACGAAACAGTTTACAAGATTTCGTGCACCAGTACCTCCTCTTCTGAGAATGATCGTCTGCTTGAG GTTCCTTGCTACAGGGGATAGCTTGCGAACAATTTCGTTCAGCTACAGGTTAGGACATTCCACAGTCGTCAAAATTGTTAATGAAACATGTGAAATTTTATCGAACATTCTTCATCCTATATACATGCCAAAACCgactgaagaaaaatggaaaagtgTTGAGAAGGGATTTCAAGAACGATGGCACTTCCCAAACTGTATAGGTTCCATTGATGGGAAACATGTCATCATACAAGCACCAAATAAAAGTGGTTCTTTGTTTTATAATTACAAGGGCACATTTTCTATTGTTCTTTTGGCATTGGTGGACTCGAACTATAAATTCATAGCCGTGGATATTGGAGCATTTGGTTCTAATAGTGATGGaggaatttttcaaaattcaaatttAGGAAAAGCGCTGGAAACAAAAAACTTGAATATTCCGGAAAAGAAAAATCTACCTGGTACGGATATCCATTTACCCCATGTTATTGTAGGGGATGAAGCATTCCCCTTAAAGACTTATTTGATGCGACCTTACTCCAAAGCTCAATTAAAtggcaacaaagaaaagaaaatatttaattacagactCAGTAGAGCGCGAAATGTAGTAGAGAACACATTCGGAATAATGGCTCAAAAGTTTAGACTGTATCAAAGACGTTTGCAGCAAACTCCTCAACATGTAAAGAACATAGTTTTCACAACTTGTGTACTGCACAATTTCTTGAGAGACGATGTAATTTCGTTCGTTGAAGAGGAATCGTTAAATTCAACTTCAGTAGCTCTGCAGCGGTtgcattttacaggaggaaatgctacttcTGTTGCAATGGGAGTACGTGatgaatttaaaacttattttaatgcAGTAGGTTGCGTACCATGGCAAAACGACATCATTAATAGAGGTAGACTGAACACAAATTAA